The nucleotide sequence GACAATCGGCTACGATCCTCCACCCATGGACCTCAAGTCCGACGATGGTTCGCCCAAAGACAACTTGATCAAGGTGGATGAACAACGGCAAGATAAAACCAAGCCTACACACGTCAAGCTACAGCCCGTCCCACAGGACTACCCTCACGTCGATGGCAAATTGTGGGACCTGCTATTCTCGAGGCCATACTTCAAGGTTCACGTTGTGCGAGATGCAGCTGGTGTGTCCCTGGGTGGTGCGTTGAAGAACATCGTGGCTCTGGCAACGGGTTTCGTGCAAGCCAAGGGATGGGGAGAGAACACCAAGGCAGCTGTTCTCCGGCAAGGTGTGCTTGAGATGGTCAGATTCGGCCGGACCTGGTTCCCGCAATCTGTCGACGAGCGGACGTTCACCGTTGAAAGCGCCGGTGTCGCGGATCTTGTGGCATCCTGCACGGCTGGTAGAAACTTCCGTTCTGCTTGTCACGCGGTAGAAAAGGGAGTTTCCGTAGAGGAGATTGAAAAGACGGAGCTTAATGGTCAGAAGCTACAGGGTCTTGGAACTGCCCAGTCGGTATGGGAGTTCCTATCGAAGCATGAAAAGACCGAGGAGTTTCCTCTATTTAATGCTGTGCATGGTAAGCTCTCCTTTTATACGTGGTCGCGGATTTATACTGACCCAATGCAGGCATCATTGAGGGCAAAGCATCGGTGGACGATCTGCCAAAGTTGCTGCAGTGAGTTTCTCGAGATTATCGGCATATTCGAGCGATGCATATAGTAGTATTGTCCATTTAATGCAactaaataataataacgtCACTGGATTTTGGCACACGAATTTCTCGCTTCCAATCGTCATTGGCTGGCGGTTTATTCACCAGCGATGTGTAGTATATAGAGTCCCTTTATATACCCGCAATTCTCTCTTGTATTGAATTTTGACAGTAGCACATCTTCCGAGTTACATTCTTAATCAATTCTCGCGGCTTGTGACACCCAAAGACATATATATCCGACATGGCAGACATCCAACCCTTCCAAATTGATATCCCCAAAGAAGTCGACCGATTGAACCGGAAACTAAAAGACACACGACTTCCAGGACGGCCAATTGTTGCTGATGCGGGGTCTCATTATGGTATGTCGCACTCCTAGTATCCTGTCCTTTGCCGGCAATTCACTAAGATAGGCCCGCCCTACGAGTGGGCGCAACGTCTCTACGACACCTGGATAAACGACTTCGACTGGTTCTCCGTGCAAAGCGATATAAACAAATACCCCCAGTACACCACTTCGATCGAAAACCTCAACATCTACTTCCTGCACACGCGCGCGGAACGTCCGAACGCGATCCCGTTGCTGTTGATACATGGGTGGCCGGGCTCTTTCTGGGAGTTTAGTCGAGTGTGGGGTCCTTTGTCGCGTCCATCTGATGACAAGGATATTGCATTCCATGTGATTGTTCCGAGTCTACCGGGGTTCTGCTGGTCGGATGGCCCGCACCGATCAGGTTGGACTCTGCAGGATACAGCTAGGGTTTTCGATCAATTGATGAAGAAGCTCGGGTATGATCAGTACATGGTGCAATGTGGAGATTGGGGACACTTTGTCGGCCGGGAGCTCGCGTCCAAGTACACGGATTCGTGCAAGTTGTTGCATTCCAATTTTGCTCCGAGTCCGCTGCCTGATGGCGTGGAATATACCGGTCGGGAGAAGGCGACACTGGAACGAGTGAACGACTGGCTGGAGAACCATATTGGTTATGCTGTGTGTATGAGGACTCGTGTATGTTTCCACCCTATTTGCACAAGTCAATACTAACTATCGTCTTCTAGCCACACACAATCGGTCTCGTCCTCCACGACAACCCCCTCGGCATTCTCATGTGGGTAGGCGAAAAATTCATCGAAGCCTCCAACCCCTCCAACCAAAACGATCGTTCATGGACGCACGCGATCCTCACCACCGCGTCATTGTACTACTTCAGCAATTGCATTATGTCGTCTATGCTGACGTACTACGAGAACGTCCAGCATGATAAATTCGCCGAGTTTGTTGTCCAGCCGGAAAACCGAATTAAGGTTCCGTTTGGGTATACGTCGTTTATCTGGGATACGGAGCCTTCGTCGCGGAGGGCAGTTGGGAGGACGGGGGAGTTGGTGTTTTATAAAGGTGTGTATGAGCTGTTTGCTCCATCTGGGCTTCCTTTATAGGTGGTTATCATTGGTTCTAACCCGTTACAGAGCGTGACGATGCTGGGCATTTCGCTGCACTCGAGCACCCAAGTGGACTAGTCGAAGACTTGAGAGAACTGGCAGGCGGACATTGGCGAGCTAGTTAGGCTGTGCTTATGCTGTGATGCGGTGTTCCATTGAAGAAATAAGCCACAGGTATACAATACAACTAAGGATATACGAAACGAAACAAAAAGGGACAGCAcagagaagatgaaggaaagaaaaggtcACTCCTTTCGCATCCACCCCAAATCCCGACTCCCCATCACCGTACTCAAGTCCTCCTCACTCGCCGCTGCAGTTGCAACCCGTCCATTACCTAGCACCACCGTGTGCGTCCCATGTGCCTCAACATCCTTGCCCCCGGACCAGAGCTGCTGCGCACTCTCCTGTGCCATCTTGGACTGCTGGAGTGGTGTATTATTCCCCAGGGTAGTTGATAGTGGGAATGAGCCTGGGTTGCGGCTGTAAGAACCCTGTGTGGCTTCACGGAAGAATCGAATCAGGGGGCGTAATGTTGGCAGAGAGCCAGCAGTGATGCCCAGACCAGCTTCAATGTTCGACCAGATGGCGATGTAGGCGGTTTTATAGAGGAATTGCTTGTCAGCGTAGTATTTGAGGTAGGGGAAGCGAACGATGACAGCGACACCTGCTCTGCAATGCAATGCAATTTATATTAGCTTATTCCATAGGCAATGGGTGCGGGCACAAGCGGGGGGTGGGGGGACGAACATGCAGCCCAGACTCAAGATCATTCCCGCAGCAATCTTATTTCGCCGTGGCATGTGCAAGTTCCATATTATGAATGCTGGAAGCAGGCCAATGATGAAGTCCGTAAGGGCTGCAACAGCACTGCATAGATATGCAATGTCAGTGAGGATCTCAATGTCAACACATTTGCCATAGTCCTGATCCAGGCGGTTCCAAAAGTGGTTGATGGGTGTGCATTGGAATATggtaaagaaaaagaaggccaATCCAGCAAGTATGTTGATTGCCATAGTGGCATAGAGAATGCCAATATGGATGTGATTGACTGTGATGCGGAGTAGCAACAGGCTAATCGATGTTTTGACAACAACAgatatagcgatgtataaGAGTTGGCCCAGCCAGAAGCACTATTTTGTTGGTTGTAATTAGCCCGAGCATGCTGAACGCAGAAAGCCAGAGCCCATACAAATAATGCTTTGTGAAAATCATTAGAATGGAAGAGGAAATATTCGAGTTTCCTGCCCATGCCATAGTTCGCGCCTAAGAAGCCACATGTTGCAAACCCGATATTCAAGGTCTACCAGGGTCAATATATCGTAATTCCATCAGGGAGAAATACGAAACCTACTGCTGCAATGACCATCAAGGTGTCATCCCAGCCAAAGGCCCGGACCAGATGCAATCGCACAAAACATCGCAGCAGCACTGTGGTCAGTGAAATGCTGAGAAAGACAGCGGTAACAACAGTAATAGCCTCACTATAACTGCTGGCCATGGTGCATACTGAGACTCAAGGTGAGGGGGGACGAGTGCGATTAAAAGAATACGCAACACATGAACAAAGTTTGGTGGTTGCACTAACAAAGCTTGTGCCTCTTGCCTAATTTGGGTGATCGACCGCTACTATTTGTCTCAGCGGGTCTAGCGTTTCCGTACTCTATTTCTTGACCAGCATATCCAGGACAATGATTGTCCAATCCATTAGCTTATGCTCTTATTGTCTTGGTGCTGGGTAAGGTAATGCACTACCGAGTTGCGCagaccaccgagctgcgcgatTGGTCCGGGGTAGAGGATCGCTGTGAGAAAAGTGTagtatgtacagagtagagttGTATAGAAGGAGACTCAACGTTACTCTGGAGTATACATGGCACAAAAATGTACAAAAGATCAAATTCTGGTCGTAAAAGTCaataacgtaatccaccATCAAGCCCGTGATAATTACAGCGAGAAATCACCAGCTTCGCACATCAGATGAGCATTAGatagagaagaagaagcttgCTTTCAAATAGAGAGGATTGGATAGTGATAGTAGTCAGTCGCCGCCGCATGAACGGACTTTACCGGCGAATTTTCGGCGGTTCGGCCACTTGAGCATCAGAACCACGGGCGCAATCCCAATAATTCCCAACTATGTGTTATGTACCAGCCCATCCAAATCCCAAATTTGAGAATAGTTGCGGCGACCGGCATTTCGCAGGGGCAAGCTCAATTGGGTGGCTGATAGCGAGAAAGCTGAAGAATTATTCGCAGAGTTCTCCGGGGCATTTGGTAGTCCTTGGAGAGCCGTTGGAACTTCATTAGGGAGTGTCATATACAAAAATGGATTCCTTATTGCTGAACAGACACAATTAATCAGACAGAGAGTAGTGGTCAAAACCAAGACTATGCATTTCTCTTGTTCCATACCCGGTCAAAGACAGTCAAAGATCGTTGCGCTTCAGAAAAATTAGCTCGAGCCTCATAGTGCAGATGAATTTATCAACTGTACATACCCGAGGGAACAAGATCAAGAGCCTTCACTGATCTATTCAACGGCTGCTCCAGCATATACACCGCTGATTCCGCGATATCCACTGGTTCAAGAGGCCTGCAAGCAAAGTTAACAACGCTAATAGCATGAATATAGAATAAAAAGGCCATACTGAAATCCCTCAAAGAAGCTATTATACATCTCCTGATCATGCCCAACCCGCTGCGAATGGAAATTGGTCGCCACGCACCCAGGCCGCAGCGCCAAGACGCGGATATTTGTCCCACTCAGCTCATTCCGCAATGCGTTCGTAAAGGCCTCTTGCGCAGCTTTGTTGCTGTGGTACACTGCTTCGCCCGGGAAGGGCGGGACCTCGATACCAGTTACGGAGGTGATATTGAGGATTGTGCCTGCGGCGCGAGGGATCATGGAAGTGTTGAGGACTGCGTGAGTCACGAACATGAGGCCGttgatgttggtgttgttcaTGGTTAGGATGTCTGATACGCGGAGGTCGTGGAATGCGGATGGGGCGCCGAGGGCTAGGCCGGCCTGGTTCTGTTAGGTTTGACGGGTGTAATGGGCGCGGAGAACGCACGTTGTTGACCAGAATGTCAACCTGAGCGAGTTCCTGCACACTGGAATTCACGGCAGCTTCGACTGCAGTGTAATCTTGAACATCGACTGCTTTGTAGATCACTTTAACTGCATGGTGCTTCTTGATTTTGTCTGCAAGGTTCTGTAGCTTATCCTACTAGGCGTTAGACGATACCCAGGACTCAATGGAAGTGTACGTACCTCAGATCTCGCAAAAAGAATCAAATTCGCGCCTTTGGCGGCTAGTGCTTCAGCAATGGCGGAACCAATTCCCATAGAAGCTCCGGTCTGATCGAGTCAGTACGTTGTCAAACACGAATGGGGGAGGGGTTGGGGACACCTTACAAGGAGCACGTTAGATCCTTGAAGAACCATGTTGCTAAATTGCAAATTGTATCTACTGCTGTCCCTTTTCTGAATGTGACATCAGAATTGGGAGCATTTATAGCATAGCGAGCATGTCATCATCGAAAGGAAACTCGCATAGGAAACTCGCATAGGAAACTCGCATAGGAAACTCGCTATGCGATCTGAGTGGTGGATACTCGATACCAATTGGGATCGATAACCGAAACTGAGTGAATTCAATCAATCCACCTCAAGTCTTGTCTAAACTTGGCTATTCTACAAAGTAATTCTATCCCTAATCTCCATCGCCGCCGTATCCTTCCACTCCGGCCTCCACCGCGACAACGGCGGCCGTTCATACACGATATCCCCAGCCGACCACATAATCCGCTTCCGATCCAACACCTCGGTCACTTCATTGTCCGGGCAGATGATATAAAACACGCCGTCCACCATTTTCCGGTTCATATACTCAACAACCTGCTCCGGTGCCCACGCGCCATCCGGCTTGGACGGGAACCGACCGGCGCTGAAGCCCGTGTACGTCCAGCCGGGAACgaggaggtggacgctgatTTCAGGATGGTCGGAGTGGAGATGGTAGGATAGTTGTTCGGCGATAGATTTCACTGCGGCTTTGGAGGCGTTGTAGGCTGGGTTACCGGGGGGATTGGTGATTCCCTGCTTGGAGCCAGTTAGGACGATGGCGCGTGGTTTTGATTCCGTCCCATTTTTCATGGTGTCGAGTAAGGCTGCGATGCCATTCGTGTAGCCTAATGTGTTGACGGCAAGCGTGCGCGAGAAATACTCCGGATCTTGCCAGGCGGTTTTCCCAGCCTCCGGCTCGACACTGCACCCAGCGTTTAGCATGAGAAAGTCGATTCCGGAGGGGTGCATTGTCGAAATGCCCTGTTGCAGGACCTTCCAGGCCTTGGCGTCCGCAACGTCTAGGTGGAACATCGATGTTCTGATTCCCGAAGTTGACGGAAGCTGGCTAGTTGCTTCAAGTAGTGAATGCTCGTTGACATCGAGAAGAACGAGGTTCATGCCGCGAGAATAACAGAAATGCGCCGTCGCCAGACCGATTCCAGAAGCTGCTCCGCTGATGAGAGCAGTAGCTCCCTTGCGGAAGACTGGATGGAGGCTTTCAGacatcttctttcttttcttaaCTCAGACCAATTTGTTTGTATATACAGACAGCTCTTGATGCAACAATCAATCCAAAATATATGCCGCCCTGGGCAACATTAATTCCTGGACGGATGTCGGAGATGTGGGGGATGCGGGGAGCGCTGACCACATAATGATAGAAACCGAGCATAATTGGCCAATTAGGAAACTGAGCGAGAAACGAGTCGAGCCGGAATGATCTCGCTCTCGACATCAATTCGTCGAATCTGTCCCACATCCCCACCGTAATCATGGACAAGAAAAGCGGATGCGCAAAGTTTATCCTCATTGAGCCCACAGTCTTCGAAGCTCGTCAGCAAGACACATGGTCCGTCGACCGGAGCTTTCTTGACATTCTTCAATGAGTTCCAGCGTACGTTGTCTTTCCAGCAACCCCTCGGTTACGAGTCCCGCAATGTACAGGCACTGTGTGGAGACCAGGCTCCAGGTGTCGGGAACGCCCGCATTTGAAACCAGGAATATCTGCTCGCGAGATCGCTCGATTTGACGGCGGATCCAGAGCGACTGCGTGTGGCCCAAGCCTCGACTCTCGACTGGAACTGGTGGCCGATGCAAATTCAGCAAGATCTTCGAGGCGTGGTAGACCTGATAGGCAATGGCTGGCTCGTATTAGTGGGGAGAGTTATCCCGTCACCGGAAACAGTATACGTACCGCTCTGTGGATACATGAACCACAAAgaaggaaattgatgaggtACATTCTGATCTTGAGATGCTGTTGGTTCCGCAAAGAAGTGTGACATGGAAGACGGAAGCTTTAGTTCCCAATCCTCCAGGGCAGCATCCAAACTGGTGACTCTACGTTGCCGAGCTTCAGTCTTCTCGTCGGCACTAATCTCGCCCGGAGTATCGCCTGAATTGCAGAAGGATACGCATTGTCCAAATATAAAAATCACGCGATTTGCTATGTCCTCAATGCAGACACCTTCGAAAGTCTCAAGAGGCGGGGGCTGCCAATATGCTTCGTCCAGAAGCATCTGTCGGCCGGTTTGAAGGGCCGCCCAAATTTCGTGTCTGTACCATGTCCAGTACACAGCTCCCTGAAGTCCGCATTGATCGCCGTAAACCCGACGAGACTGCAAGAAAAACGCGACACCTCCTAAATGAGATCCGAAGTTCTCGCCCACGACATCGAACATTTCATATCTGTAGATGTCAGCATTCATCATTTGCGGATTTCAATGCATATACGTACGTCGAAAGGATGATGCTTGAGGCCAAAATCTCATCTCTCGAGGCACATTCGGTATCCATCAGTAACGTACTCAGCACCTTGATAGCTTTCTGGTGATAATGAATGGCAACATTCTCGCTAGTACGTTGCTCTTCTCCCGATGCCTTCAAAGTTGAATGTTTCATTGACAGTGCAAGACATGAATTCATGAGTACAGGACACCGAAGCGCCATGATCGGCACTTTTCCATAAAACGGCTGGTCGCGCGAGAATGAATCGATCTGTCAACCGTAAGCATATCGTATCATATGTAGTGGTACTAGCTctctgtcacaacctggcttctctcgtatcgtacctagggttctagttagttgtatttcgagactggacacttgccctaagtgtcttccagatatcgtatgctcaatgcccctccgggtccggttcgataagtcgtatgcgttgatgggtatatcgccccctccaggctccgtaagatattcaacaagtagaaacagtaaaggtaacgaatagagaagcaaggccaaccgagtatatatactgggttgttggttaagtgcggacgagtcagaaactagaaggtaaccaatgctgaatgacttgtattgatcgcgaagaactaagctaagtacatgaatgagtgtccttatatatgtttcctccttcataGCCATCATGTCCCTTTGCTATGCTGGGTATGATTGTCATCATATCTGATCATACCTGTTGCTATGTTCGGATCTGATGaaggatcacgtgacataCCCGCTGGTTCGGCCAATTCgatccctgttcctcctACATTTCCTTCATCAACTATTATCCAATAGTTTCTGCCTCGACTCTCcatatcatcacgtgagattaATACGTTGAGGCCTGTAACACTCTCACATACCCATCTGGATACTCGTTCAACGTAATTACGGAAAATAGTTACTTCTGCCGCACTCAACTCAATCTGCTCCTGTACTATGAGTGCTATTGAGCGATCCTCTCTACTATCACCTATTCTGCTGGTGGGACCCAAGCTTATCACGGGAACCGGTTGCGACTGGACCGACGGAGCAAATGACATAGGCTTCTCGACGTGCAGGAAGATGGCAGCCAGATTCGGTGAGGGTGAGTCATATACAGATGATGGTATTTCCAGACCACGAACACCGCTCGCATCTATCCCATTCGATTCATCTCTCTGGGATTCCAGCGAAACCCCGCTCCTTTCCCGCTCGATACCTCGTGGTCGGTGGGTTTGCAGGGACGCAGCTCCGAAGGAGTGGTAGCTGGTATCTTGCTGGCCACTCACGGATGAGTCCCTGGCATCTTGACCGTCGTCATCCTGCGGGTAAGCGCGTCTCGAACGACGCAGTGGCGCTGGATTGGAAGTCCTGTTCCCAACGCTGCTGGGAGCAGCATCATCATACTTGCATAGTCGGTTCTTCCTCGCGCAATTGTTACAGATCGGTCTTGATTCGTCGCACTTCACGCGGCGGCCACGACAGGTTTTACTTGATAATCTGTTAGCACCTTGTTGTATGACAAAGGCGTAGGACCTACCAGCCTGTAGTGACTCGCAATCTTTTGCGTACAGGGCCATTCAGACCTCTGCGTTTCATTGCACAAGTCTCCCAAGAATGTTATATAATTCGAGATTTCGAGCTTGCTTCTTATCGGAATGGCATGAGAAGCCGGTAGCTGCGCGTCGGAGACGCAGCAGAAAATCCCCCTTCGGTAACCGGGCCGATAAGATAAAAGGATCCTTGATGCCTGCGGCGCAAGGCAGAAATCAGGTGCTTCATCCCCGTCCTTCTACTAATGAGAATAACTAGTTGTAATTTCTAGAAAGTACGCCTGGATTACATTTCATTCTATTTCTATGAGACTAATCGCTATTCTCTAGTACCATATCTTCTAAGGCTTCTCCAAGTACCGCATCATCCAGATCCAACTCAATGTCTTCCAATATCACATCCGTTGCCTTCTCGCTAATCATATAAACAGGAAGAGCAGGAAAAGCTCCGGGTACATGCGGAAACACGGAAGCATCAACAACTCTCAAGCTCTCAACACCTCGCACGCGGAATCGTGAATCAAGGCATGCCATTGGATCTCCATCTGCTCCGATATGACATGTGCTTGTCGCATGGTGTGAGAATGCTTTGTCTTTGATATCCTGCTTCAGTGCGTCGACACGCTCGATTGAGGTGCCAGGAAACTCCTCTACCATGGGTCCGATAGGCTCTGGGATACTTTTGAGTATTGAACGTGCAAATTCAACTCCGTCTGCTATCGCAGTGAGGTCATCATCGGGTCTGTCTTGGTTGTCATGTTCACTGAAGAACCTAAAATTCACCTCTGGCAAATCACGGGGATCCGCTGAGCATAAAGTCACAGACCCTGCTTGGGATCGGCGTGGATGTGTCTTGATCAAATTCCAGCAAAATTTGTTCAAGGCGCCCCCTAGCACCTTGGAGTAACCGGGGAAGTACCCGGGGAACGTCTTTGCTCCTCCGAAAAGGAACAGGTCCAGCTCGCCGTCTTCGCTGACCTTAGATTTCTTCTTCACGGCCATTGTCTCCGCGATAGATCTATACGGTCCGTTGCCCTCCTGGACCCATTGGGTGAGAGACGGATTCACCGGCAGAGCCAAACAGTGAGTCCTGAAAAATGGAAAGATTCTGATCGCATCGGTAGATGACTGGATACTCGTAGTTGTCTTGGAGGTTGTATCCCACTCCAGGAAGGTTGACCCGGACTGGAATTCCGAACTTCTGAAGCTCCTCTTTCGGCCCAATGCCACTCAGCTTCAGTAGTTGTGGTGTGTTGAATGAACCTCCAGCCACGATAACTTCACGAGAAGCGAACACACGTCTCTTGATTCCTGCGTGTTTGGGATCAAATGTCGGATCTGCCTTGTACATACTCTTTCCCTCTAGGAACTCGACTCCGATCGCCTTTGGCTTCCCATCGTTGCCGCTGAACAGAATACTGGTAGCAAGGGACCTCATGCGGATATGGAGTGGATACTTCTTAGATCCATCCGCATTTCTGGCATTGGCAGTAGCGACGAGGTAATTCCGAGCACTACTCCGTCTACCCCTCTCACTCATAGGGAGAGTCAATTCGTACGCTCCTTCGACTTGGGGCTCTCGGCTGTTCACATCATCCTTGAATTGTTTGCTTGGCGAAGGTACAGCGTGAAGAGCA is from Aspergillus chevalieri M1 DNA, chromosome 8, nearly complete sequence and encodes:
- a CDS encoding choline dehydrogenase family protein (COG:E;~EggNog:ENOG410PJ63;~InterPro:IPR007867,IPR012132,IPR036188;~PFAM:PF05199;~go_function: GO:0016614 - oxidoreductase activity, acting on CH-OH group of donors [Evidence IEA];~go_function: GO:0050660 - flavin adenine dinucleotide binding [Evidence IEA];~go_process: GO:0055114 - oxidation-reduction process [Evidence IEA]), whose product is MAVKKKSKVSEDGELDLFLFGGAKTFPGYFPGYSKVLGGALNKFCWNLIKTHPRRSQAGSVTLCSADPRDLPEVNFRFFSEHDNQDRPDDDLTAIADGVEFARSILKSIPEPIGPMVEEFPGTSIERVDALKQDIKDKAFSHHATSTCHIGADGDPMACLDSRFRVRGVESLRVVDASVFPHVPGAFPALPVYMISEKATDVILEDIELDLDDAVLGEALEDMVLENSD
- a CDS encoding GMC family oxidoreductase (CAZy:AA3;~COG:E;~EggNog:ENOG410PI4D;~InterPro:IPR012132,IPR000172,IPR036188;~PFAM:PF00732;~go_function: GO:0016614 - oxidoreductase activity, acting on CH-OH group of donors [Evidence IEA];~go_function: GO:0050660 - flavin adenine dinucleotide binding [Evidence IEA];~go_process: GO:0055114 - oxidation-reduction process [Evidence IEA]), yielding MASNHKVELLPSDYEYVIVGSGAGGGPLSANLARHGHQVLLLEAGDDQGQSLMQKVPAFHIVATEDPVIRWDFFVKHYDDETQAARDPKMTWGTPDGKMFIGVNPPPGSKQKGVYYPRAGTLGGCTAHNALITVLSPDEDWARIANITNDSSWGPQQMKRYFERLERCGYLSEGTDGHGFGGWLETNHADPIVLTSKRTFVEAALHAVPSPSKQFKDDVNSREPQVEGAYELTLPMSERGRRSSARNYLVATANARNADGSKKYPLHIRMRSLATSILFSGNDGKPKAIGVEFLEGKSMYKADPTFDPKHAGIKRRVFASREVIVAGGSFNTPQLLKLSGIGPKEELQKFGIPVRVNLPGVGYNLQDNYEYPVIYRCDQNLSIFQDSLFGSAGESVSHPMGPGGQRTV